From Salvelinus fontinalis isolate EN_2023a chromosome 30, ASM2944872v1, whole genome shotgun sequence, one genomic window encodes:
- the LOC129828818 gene encoding cytochrome c oxidase assembly protein COX20, mitochondrial — translation MAGEEESDKNKSFKVLGILDVQNTPCAREALLHGSGGSLAAGLLHFLATSRVKRSFDIGFAGFMLTTLGSWFYCRITNAQLRMQQRLIQDGIKNKVMYEGTSLDTVSKPKKQEPCPSCP, via the exons CGGTGAAGAGGAGAGTGACAAAAATAAG AGTTTCAAGGTGCTGGGTATTCTGGACGTTCAAAATACACCTTGTGCCAGAGAGGCTCTTCTACATGGATCTGGGGGATCCCTGGCTGCTGGCCTTTTGCACTTTTTGGCCACAA GTCGAGTGAAGCGGTCCTTTGACATAGGTTTTGCAGGATTCATGCTTACCACACTGGGATCATG GTTCTACTGTAGAATTACCAATGCCCAGCTCCGTATGCAGCAAAGGTTGATCCAGGATGGCATCAAGAACAAGGTCATGTATGAAGGCACGAGTTTGGACACCGTCAGTAAACCAAAAAAGCAGGAGCCTTGCCCTTCATGTCCTTGA
- the LOC129828465 gene encoding uncharacterized protein LOC129828465 has protein sequence MRMLLDSGWMKFGPAGRDSLDWVPGSGPSPLPSLDKHAQGDHWNELTPSEDIMSKEFILYVVVATTSLLFISLVGFLVYRRCSTSKLALTNVITLDLEELQDLQDLQDPESSTDFLSSLALYRDQIPSCSSETDMTDGVFLMVYLPTPYEETLTKLARAASIRSSRGVDRSASVRSSRGVDRSASVRSSRGVDRSASVRSSRGVDQAEGTRTSRGLNRAATVRNSRDVDHPKIDRSASVRSSRGAARATSINSAKGVDPPAGQGRTDETRTDGDSVKEQSTD, from the exons ATGCGGATGTTACTGGATAGCGGTTGGATGAAGTTCGGGCCAGCGGGCAGAGATAGTCTTGACTGGGTCCCTGGGTCTGGGCCGTCGCCGCTCCCCTCTCTCGACAAACATGCTCAG GGTGACCACTGGAATGAGTTGACCCCCAGTGAGGACATCATGAGCAAAGAGTTCATCCTTTATGTTGTCGTAGCAACAACCTCTCTCCTTTTCATCAGCCTCGTTGGCTTCCTGGTCTACAGGAGATGCTCTACCAGCAAATTGGCTCTGACCAACGTCATCACCCTGGACCTGGAGGAGCTCCAAGATCTGCAGGACCTCCAGGACCCAGAGAGCAGCACTGACTTCCTGTCCTCACTGGCCTTGTACAGAGACCAGATCCCCAGCTGCAGCTCTGAGACAGACATGACTGACGGAGTCTTCCTCATGGTCTACCTGCCAACACCCTATGAGGAGACCCTCACTAAGTTAGCCCGGGCTGCTAGCATCCGAAGCTCCAGAGGTGTGGATCGATCTGCTAGTGTCCGAAGCTCCAGAGGTGTGGATCGATCTGCTAGTGTCCGAAGCTCCAGAGGTGTGGATCGATCTGCTAGTGTCCGAAGCTCCAGAGGTGTTGATCAAGCTGAAGGCACTAGAACCTCCAGAGGTTTGAATCGAGCTGCCACTGTCAGAAACTCGAGAGATGTGGATCACCCTAAGATAGACCGATCTGCCTCCGTCAGAAGCTCCAGAGGTGCGGCTCGAGCTACCAGCATCAATAGCGCCAAAGGCGTCGATCCACCTGCTGGTCAAGGGAGAACAGATGAAACACGGACAGATGGAGACTCAGTGAAGGAACAGTCCACGGACTAA